In a genomic window of Coprococcus eutactus:
- a CDS encoding ABC transporter ATP-binding protein has translation MQIFRNLKPYWKSVIIIALLLVLQAYCDLSLPDYTSKLIDTGIQNYGIENCSPKQIPEKAYNVIDGFMDDDEKAVWEKYYKDGSDGYYYLTEDGEKHIEEVDSACMKGLMMYYYPYQMVNSDEDNAIKAGLDKMGITLDEMPEEMWAQIGEQMKPTVDGMLDSMGEDYMESTAIACTRICYDSFGYDYKAGQMSYLKWAAVKMLGMSLLMAAAAVLIGLVASRVAASVACGLREKVFNKVIAFSDAEINKFSTASLITRSTNDVQQIQMVTVMMLRMVLYAPILSIGGIVKVVENGAGMGWVIFIGIAAVVILMGTLMVIAMPKFKVMQTLVDRVNLVSREILTGIPVIRAFGREEREEERFDEANKDLTKNTLFVNRVMTFAMPILMFIMYAISILIEWVAAHKIDAGVLQVGSMTAFITYTMLIIMSFLMLSMMSVMLPRASVAADRIQEIIDTDVTVQDAAGAKKLEAPRGVVKYDNVAFAYPGADENVLENISFEAKPGQTTAIIGSTGCGKSTLVQLLPRFYDVTEGSITIDGQDIRDLTMESVRQNIGFVPQKGILFSGTIASNIRFGAPDASDEDVKLAAEIAQASDFIEEKEHGYDSAVAQGGGNVSGGQKQRLAIARAIARKPKILIFDDSFSALDFKTDVAVRKALGEHVNDSTVFIVAQRVSTILSADQILVLDEGTIVGKGTHKELMQTCEEYRQIAESQLSPSEIAASLGTDSERQV, from the coding sequence ATGCAGATATTCAGAAATCTGAAGCCGTATTGGAAGTCGGTCATTATCATAGCCCTGCTTCTCGTTCTGCAGGCATACTGTGATCTGTCACTTCCGGACTACACCTCAAAGCTCATAGATACCGGTATACAGAACTACGGTATAGAGAACTGTAGCCCAAAACAGATCCCGGAGAAAGCCTATAACGTGATAGACGGATTTATGGATGACGATGAGAAAGCCGTATGGGAGAAATATTATAAAGACGGTTCGGATGGTTATTATTATCTGACAGAAGACGGCGAGAAACACATAGAAGAAGTGGATAGTGCCTGTATGAAGGGACTTATGATGTATTACTATCCCTATCAGATGGTGAACTCTGACGAGGACAATGCAATTAAGGCAGGACTCGATAAGATGGGAATCACCCTTGACGAGATGCCGGAGGAGATGTGGGCGCAGATCGGTGAACAGATGAAGCCTACGGTTGACGGCATGCTCGACAGCATGGGTGAAGACTATATGGAATCCACAGCCATAGCATGTACAAGGATATGCTACGACAGCTTTGGCTACGATTATAAGGCAGGACAGATGTCATATCTGAAGTGGGCAGCGGTGAAGATGCTTGGGATGTCACTTCTCATGGCTGCAGCTGCGGTTCTCATAGGACTTGTGGCGTCAAGGGTTGCGGCAAGCGTTGCCTGCGGACTCAGAGAGAAGGTGTTCAACAAGGTTATCGCATTTTCGGATGCTGAGATCAACAAGTTCTCAACCGCATCTCTTATAACGAGATCTACAAATGATGTCCAGCAGATACAGATGGTTACAGTTATGATGCTCAGAATGGTTCTATATGCACCGATACTTTCTATTGGAGGAATCGTCAAGGTTGTTGAGAATGGAGCCGGAATGGGCTGGGTAATATTCATCGGTATAGCAGCAGTTGTGATTCTCATGGGAACGCTTATGGTCATCGCCATGCCAAAGTTTAAAGTTATGCAGACACTGGTGGACAGAGTAAACCTTGTGTCAAGAGAGATACTTACAGGTATCCCGGTTATCAGGGCATTTGGCAGAGAGGAACGAGAGGAAGAGAGATTTGACGAGGCAAATAAAGACCTGACGAAGAACACATTGTTCGTCAATAGAGTCATGACATTTGCAATGCCTATACTCATGTTCATCATGTATGCCATAAGCATACTCATAGAGTGGGTGGCAGCTCACAAGATTGATGCGGGTGTCCTCCAGGTAGGATCAATGACTGCATTTATTACATACACAATGCTTATTATCATGTCGTTCCTTATGCTCAGCATGATGTCAGTCATGCTCCCTCGTGCCAGTGTGGCAGCAGACAGAATACAGGAGATCATAGATACGGATGTGACGGTTCAGGACGCAGCCGGGGCAAAGAAGCTTGAAGCACCAAGGGGTGTCGTAAAGTATGACAATGTCGCATTTGCATATCCGGGAGCAGATGAGAACGTACTTGAGAATATCTCATTTGAGGCCAAGCCTGGACAGACTACGGCGATCATAGGAAGTACCGGTTGTGGTAAGAGTACACTGGTTCAGCTCCTCCCGAGATTCTATGATGTTACGGAGGGGTCGATAACGATAGACGGACAGGATATAAGAGACCTCACCATGGAGAGCGTGAGACAGAATATCGGTTTTGTTCCGCAGAAGGGAATTCTGTTCTCGGGAACGATTGCGTCCAATATAAGATTCGGTGCACCAGATGCATCTGATGAAGATGTCAAGCTTGCAGCTGAGATTGCCCAGGCATCCGACTTCATAGAGGAGAAGGAGCACGGTTACGACAGTGCGGTTGCCCAGGGCGGTGGAAATGTGTCCGGTGGTCAGAAACAGCGTCTTGCTATAGCCAGGGCCATAGCGAGAAAGCCGAAGATCCTGATATTTGACGACAGCTTTTCGGCGCTTGATTTCAAGACGGATGTGGCAGTCAGAAAGGCACTTGGCGAGCACGTAAATGACAGTACAGTATTTATCGTTGCACAGCGAGTAAGCACCATACTCTCAGCAGATCAGATACTTGTGCTTGACGAGGGTACGATAGTCGGCAAGGGAACTCACAAGGAACTCATGCAGACCTGTGAGGAGTACAGGCAGATAGCCGAGTCGCAGCTTTCCCCATCGGAGATAGCAGCCAGTCTTGGAACTGACTCAGAAAGGCAGGTGTAG
- a CDS encoding ABC transporter ATP-binding protein, with amino-acid sequence MAEQNQTNNQRSFRGPRRGHGPMRGGEKAKDFKGTIGKLFRYIGKYKAAVVVVAIFAIGSTIFNVVCPKVLGKATTALSEGIMNKITGNGGIDFTYIGKILLFCLGLYVLSVTFSFVQGFIMTGITQKVCYRMRREVSEKINRMPMSYFESRTYGEVLSRITNDIDTMGNGLNQSITQLITSVSTVIGVIVMMLTISPLMTLISVLILPISIMLMMFVIKKSQRFFKQQQEYVGHINGQVEEVYGGHNVIKAFNKENDVRREFHETNETLYKSAWKSQFFSGLMQPIMMFVGNLGYVAVAISGAALAIRGTIQIGDIQAFIQYVKNLTQPVQQVAQVTNMMQQMAAAAERVFELLEEKEEEQIVENPVSTERIKGEVTFEHVKFGYNPDQIIIKDFSAHVKPGQQVAIVGPTGAGKTTMVKLLMRFYDVNGGAILLDGHNIKDFNRRELRDVFGMVLQDTWLFKGTIMENIRYGRLNATDEEVIAAAKAAHAHRFISALPGGYNMELNEEITNISQGQKQLLTIARAILADNPVLILDEATSSVDTRTEHRIQRAMDNLMKGRTSFVIAHRLSTIKNADIILVMKDGDIIEQGNHDELMAQNGFYADLYNSQWS; translated from the coding sequence ATGGCAGAACAGAATCAGACAAATAATCAGAGAAGTTTCAGAGGCCCTAGAAGAGGCCACGGTCCTATGAGGGGCGGCGAGAAAGCCAAGGACTTCAAGGGAACGATAGGAAAGTTATTCAGATATATAGGCAAGTACAAGGCAGCGGTTGTTGTCGTTGCTATATTTGCAATTGGAAGTACAATATTCAACGTAGTATGTCCGAAGGTACTCGGCAAGGCGACAACAGCCCTGTCCGAGGGGATCATGAACAAGATAACAGGCAACGGCGGAATTGATTTCACGTATATCGGTAAGATATTGCTGTTCTGTCTCGGTTTGTATGTGCTAAGTGTGACATTTAGCTTTGTTCAGGGCTTCATCATGACCGGTATCACCCAGAAGGTGTGCTACAGGATGAGACGTGAGGTATCCGAGAAGATCAACAGGATGCCGATGAGCTACTTTGAGAGCAGAACCTATGGCGAGGTACTTTCAAGGATCACAAATGATATAGACACCATGGGAAATGGTCTGAACCAGAGTATCACACAGCTCATTACATCGGTTAGTACGGTCATCGGTGTAATCGTGATGATGCTCACGATCAGCCCGCTTATGACACTTATATCAGTGCTGATACTTCCGATAAGTATCATGCTCATGATGTTTGTCATCAAGAAATCCCAGAGATTCTTCAAGCAGCAGCAGGAATACGTGGGACACATAAACGGTCAGGTTGAAGAGGTGTATGGCGGACACAATGTCATAAAAGCGTTCAATAAGGAGAACGACGTTAGAAGAGAGTTCCATGAGACAAATGAGACTCTGTACAAGTCAGCATGGAAGTCACAGTTCTTCTCAGGACTGATGCAGCCTATTATGATGTTTGTCGGTAATCTGGGCTATGTGGCAGTTGCCATATCAGGTGCGGCTCTGGCGATCAGAGGAACTATCCAGATAGGTGATATCCAGGCATTTATACAGTACGTGAAGAATCTCACACAGCCTGTTCAGCAGGTTGCCCAGGTCACAAATATGATGCAGCAGATGGCAGCAGCCGCTGAGCGAGTATTTGAACTTCTTGAAGAGAAAGAAGAGGAGCAGATAGTAGAGAATCCTGTATCCACAGAGAGAATCAAGGGTGAAGTTACATTTGAACATGTAAAGTTTGGCTACAATCCGGATCAGATCATCATCAAGGATTTCTCAGCCCATGTAAAACCGGGACAGCAGGTAGCCATAGTCGGACCTACCGGAGCGGGCAAGACCACCATGGTCAAGCTGCTCATGAGATTCTACGACGTGAATGGCGGTGCTATACTTCTGGACGGACACAATATTAAGGACTTCAACAGGCGTGAGCTCAGGGATGTATTTGGCATGGTGCTTCAGGACACATGGCTGTTCAAGGGCACTATCATGGAGAATATCAGATATGGAAGATTGAACGCTACGGATGAGGAAGTTATCGCAGCGGCAAAGGCAGCTCATGCACATAGATTTATCTCGGCACTTCCGGGTGGATACAACATGGAGCTCAATGAGGAGATAACAAATATCTCCCAGGGACAGAAACAGCTCTTAACTATCGCAAGAGCAATTCTTGCTGACAATCCGGTCCTAATCCTCGATGAGGCTACATCATCAGTCGATACGAGAACAGAACACAGGATTCAGAGAGCCATGGACAATCTGATGAAGGGCAGAACAAGCTTTGTCATAGCCCACAGACTGTCAACCATCAAGAATGCAGACATCATCCTTGTTATGAAGGACGGTGACATCATAGAGCAGGGTAACCATGATGAGCTTATGGCGCAGAATGGATTCTATGCGGATTTGTATAACTCGCAGTGGAGTTAA